A part of Aspergillus oryzae RIB40 DNA, chromosome 7 genomic DNA contains:
- a CDS encoding AN1-type zinc finger protein (predicted Zn-finger protein) produces MAPISMSKDRPSPQESFTQMADKDLESIGRHCQFEYCNQLDFLPFRCESCRGTFCLDHRTETSHKCPKAGEWARRRNAQNASPDTSLPTQKPTIYNSDQCAHLDCKTLINTMKDPGVRCPNCNRQYCLKHRLREEHDCAKITPLGGRPAAAGANANETLRSMFARVRTWGKEKSHAATQSLTPTPKPNSPAARAVQLNTLKKSAKGDANVPADKRLYLHVVGTSDTQRVDPPNGDFYFDSRWKVGRVLDDAARRLRVENVNNRADEKERLRIFHVESGEFLEFSDAIGAGKVQSGHTIVLMRGAGVMLGK; encoded by the coding sequence ATGGCGCCCATTTCCATGTCCAAAGATCGGCCCTCACCACAGGAATCTTTCACGCAAATGGCCGACAAAGATCTAGAATCCATCGGGCGACACTGTCAATTCGAGTACTGCAACCAACTTgatttccttccattccgCTGCGAGTCCTGTCGCGGGACGTTCTGTCTGGACCACCGCACCGAAACCTCTCATAAATGCCCCAAAGCCGGTGAATGGGCTCGCCGACGAAACGCCCAGAACGCAAGCCCCGACACCAGTCTCCCTACGCAGAAACCCACGATCTACAACTCGGACCAATGCGCACATCTCGACTGCAAAACTCTCATCAACACGATGAAGGACCCGGGCGTCCGATGCCCCAACTGCAACCGCCAATACTGCCTGAAGCACCGACTCCGGGAGGAACACGACTGCGCCAAGATCACCCCGCTGGGCGGTCGGCCGGCCGCCGCAGGCGCCAACGCCAACGAGACGCTGCGTTCCATGTTCGCCCGGGTGCGCACATGGGGCAAAGAGAAGAGTCACGCGGCCACCCAGAGTCTCACGCCGACTCCGAAACCGAATAGTCCGGCGGCGCGGGCTGTCCAGCTGAATACACTCAAGAAGTCTGCCAAGGGCGACGCCAATGTTCCCGCCGACAAACGGCTCTATCTACATGTGGTCGGCACATCGGATACGCAGAGGGTGGACCCACCGAATGGCGACTTCTACTTCGATAGCCGGTGGAAGGTCGGGCGAGTTCTGGACGATGCGGCGCGGCGACTGCGGGTGGAGAACGTGAACAATCGTGCGGACGAAAAGGAACGACTCCGGATCTTCCATGTTGAGTCGGGCGAGTTCCTGGAGTTCTCGGACGCAATCGGAGCCGGGAAGGTGCAGTCTGGACACACCATCGTCTTGATGAGGGGCGCGGGTGTGATGCTGGGCAAGTAG
- a CDS encoding histone deacetylase hosB (deacetylases, including yeast histone deacetylase and acetoin utilization protein): MDPSKRDDDPPAASFTPTSTSDALASPTTTNDPVDRSHRLNNVSMLATPLPVSPSGFSSSSLLSPADAPARSTSPQAHTAPRRISSSNSLRDEHRSSSLKKRSSTASLRSVRNDSRTSTSPHRSVSQHSSSSLSSSPTATTPTTLSNPNMLSKKSRLTKANELPTPTAASIATDHFQREVELHHSADLQSQTLVVIHDACYGHRFSRPRASRAALGSIVERPERIQASVLGVSAAYVRLTHRYEGGRFAPHPDMNLDELPVPPFQICRTARSMALSSPAVTHVHGSRWMDDLKTMCDAAESRLALNGKELVRPPSAGKDGATETAPSLHEGDLYLCSESLNAFEGALGGVCEGVDAVFGPRSTKRAFVCIRPPGHHCSSDHPSGFCWINNVHVGISYAAMTHGLTHAAILDFDLHHGDGSQEIAWEQNRKATAAPRSAANYKKTAIGYFSLHDINSYPCEMGEPEKVRNASVCIDKAHGQSVWNVHLEQWKTEAEFWDLYASKYAVLIEKARAFLRFHTERLASTPNGPPPVAAIFISAGFDASEWEGAGMQRHKVNVPTEFYAKFTADVVRMAEEEGLGVGGRIVSVLEGGYSNRALTTGVLSHLSGLGDATSCLVSGGVDDKADRLTAEMTNRLGLLDISANVQHASSLPAYDSGWWSPALLEELEALVYPPPAVKPREKSTPTYFAPTQSFTAKVVTTPRDRRSTGSQISVETDAPPLPPVSWATATHELSRILIPSHRQTTSCRPEDLNAEATRLRRERQTAAQHTSVRSAGNEESRMKLRARKPKTPLPETPNKETSKRQAIKSNRRTTIERASDLPDPSFDKSPNTRSTTRRKSAASTITSTPENKAPGDKTVRSASAASTRRPGSSRSATPKRASSPKTAPPVPRVPSVYTNLSAGEEAVITPVESRSLSRGTPDTPQDDLDSLTAGVRKLNIKLKVPSPEEHAARERERERQTSKRVSKTPIPSKKSSGTKGLNAPANKMAAHSNTALVRPDAENPITSLPTATGVVAEGSDIHGGAILDRSTVMSTAVPSQALPLQTAISPPVTPGATYDSTHPQHALYSPPISEPSVKAGIPVFISNSPIPFAPTSAHHATAPSTSRESPP; this comes from the coding sequence ATGGACCCCTCCAAGCGCGACGACGATCCTCCAGCTGCATCATTCACTCCCACTTCCACCTCGGACGCACTCGCGTCgccaacaaccaccaacgATCCTGTAGACCGTTCGCATCGCTTGAATAATGTGTCAATGCTGGCGACACCTCTCCCGGTCTCTCCCTCCGggttttcctcttcttctctcttatCCCCGGCAGATGCCCCCGCGCGCTCTACATCGCCTCAGGCGCATACAGCCCCTCGGCGCATCTCCAGTTCTAACTCCCTGCGCGATGAACATCGAAGCTCCAGCCTAAAGAAGCGCTCATCCACCGCGTCGCTGCGATCTGTTCGCAACGACAGCAGAACCTCAACATCCCCTCACCGTAGTGTATCGCAACACTCATCGTCGTCACTTTCAAGCTCTCCTACCGCCACCACACCAACCACTCTAAGTAATCCCAACATGCTGTCAAAAAAGTCGCGTCTTACCAAAGCAAATGAGCTTCCTACACCCACAGCTGCCTCTATCGCGACGGATCATTTCCAAAGAGAGGTAGAGCTGCACCACTCCGCTGACCTGCAGTCTCAAACTCTTGTGGTGATCCATGATGCCTGTTATGGCCATCGCTTCTCACGTCCCCGCGCCTCCAGGGCAGCTCTCGGCTCGATCGTCGAAAGACCCGAGCGTATCCAAGCTAGTGTCCTGGGCGTGTCTGCAGCTTATGTGCGTCTTACTCACCGGTATGAAGGGGGTAGGTTCGCTCCCCACCCAGATATGAACTTGGACGAGCTTCCCGTACCACCGTTTCAGATCTGCAGAACGGCACGGTCGATGGCTCTCAGCTCCCCAGCAGTGACCCATGTACATGGTTCCAGGTGGATGGACGATCTGAAAACTATGTGCGACGCAGCGGAATCGCGACTTGCATTGAACGGCAAAGAGTTGGTCCGACCCCCGAGTGCAGGTAAGGACGGCGCCACAGAAACCGCGCCTTCACTTCATGAAGGCGACCTTTATCTGTGCTCGGAGTCCTTGAACGCATTCGAGGGAGCCTTGGGTGGTGTCTGCGAGGGCGTGGACGCCGTCTTTGGTCCCAGATCGACAAAGCGCGCGTTCGTGTGCATCCGCCCCCCCGGCCACCATTGCTCTTCGGACCATCCGTCGGGGTTTTGCTGGATTAACAATGTTCATGTAGGTATCTCCTATGCTGCTATGACCCACGGTTTGACTCACGCCGCCATCCTGGACTTTGACCTACACCACGGCGACGGTTCGCAGGAAATCGCATGGGAGCAGAACCGCAAGGCTACTGCAGCTCCCCGGAGTGCAGCAAACTACAAGAAGACCGCTATTGGGTACTTCAGTCTTCATGATATCAACTCGTATCCTTGCGAAATGGGGGAGCCGGAAAAAGTGCGCAATGCAAGTGTGTGTATTGATAAAGCACATGGTCAGTCAGTTTGGAACGTCCATCTGGAGCAGTGGAAGACCGAAGCGGAATTTTGGGACCTTTACGCATCCAAGTATGCGGTACTGATCGAAAAGGCACGTGCCTTCCTACGCTTTCACACTGAGCGCCTTGCTAGTACTCCCAATGGACCTCCGCCTGTTGCAGCTATCTTTATCTCTGCGGGCTTTGACGCAAGTGAATGGGAAGGGGCAGGAATGCAAAGGCACAAGGTGAATGTGCCTACCGAATTCTACGCCAAGTTTACCGCAGATGTCGTACgaatggcagaagaagaaggtctggGTGTTGGTGGAAGGATCGTTAGCGTTTTGGAAGGAGGGTACAGTAATCGCGCTCTGACAACGGGTGTTTTAAGCCATCTGTCGGGGCTAGGGGATGCGACCTCGTGTCTGGTGTCTGGCGGGGTGGATGACAAGGCCGATCGTTTAACTGCTGAGATGACGAATCGCTTGGGCCTGCTTGACATCTCAGCTAATGTCCAACACGCATCAAGCCTGCCGGCTTATGACAGCGGGTGGTGGTCGCCAGCTCTGCTAGAGGAACTAGAGGCATTAGTATATCCACCGCCAGCAGTGAAACCTCGTGAGAAGTCTACACCAACCTACTTTGCTCCGACCCAGTCATTTACCGCTAAAGTGGTCACTACGCCTCGTGATCGACGATCTACCGGCTCCCAGATCAGCGTGGAAACTGATGCGCCGCCATTGCCGCCTGTTAGTTGGGCTACCGCAACGCATGAACTTTCAAGAATTCTTATCCCAAGTCATCGGCAAACCACAAGCTGTCGACCAGAAGATCTCAACGCAGAAGCCACACGTTTGCGACGGGAACGTCAAACGGCCGCCCAGCACACCAGCGTCCGCTCGGCTGGGAATGAAGAAAGTCGGATGAAACTCCGTGCGAGGAAACCCAAGACTCCATTACCCGAAACCCCGAACAAAGAAACTTCAAAGCGGCAGGCCATCAAAAGCAACCGAAGAACTACCATCGAACGTGCCAGTGACCTACCCGATCCGTCCTTCGATAAGTCTCCTAACACACGCAGCACAACCCGTAGAAAGAGTGCCGCTTCCACGATAACATCAACCCCGGAAAACAAAGCCCCAGGCGATAAAACTGTTCGCTCGGCGTCAGCAGCCAGCACGCGCAGGCCTGGTAGCTCTCGGTCTGCGACTCCTAAGCGCGCCTCGAGCCCCAAAACGGCACCTCCTGTGCCTCGGGTCCCGTCCGTATACACCAATTTGTCTGCAGGTGAAGAAGCGGTGATCACACCAGTTGAATCACGCTCGTTATCGAGGGGCACGCCAGATACACCGCAAGATGATTTGGATAGTCTGACAGCAGGTGTTCGAAAACTCAACATCAAACTGAAAGTACCGTCACCTGAGGAACATGCCGCCCGGGAAAGGGAACGCGAGCGACAAACTTCTAAGAGGGTGTCCAAGACACCTATTCCCTCCAAAAAGTCCTCGGGCACGAAGGGACTGAATGCTCCCGCGAATAAGATGGCAGCTCATTCAAACACGGCTCTTGTAAGACCCGATGCAGAGAATCCTATCACATCGTTACCCACGGCTACCGGTGTGGTGGCCGAAGGATCCGACATCCATGGTGGGGCTATCCTGGATAGATCCACGGTAATGTCTACGGCGGTTCCATCACAGGCACTTCCTCTACAGACGGCAATCTCACCCCCTGTTACGCCGGGAGCCACGTATGATAGTACGCACCCTCAACATGCCTTGTACTCTCCACCGATATCTGAGCCCTCTGTCAAAGCAGGCATTCCGGTGTTTATATCTAACAGCCCTATTCCTTTTGCACCAACAAGTGCTCACCACGCGACCGCTCCAAGCACGAGCAGAGAGTCACCTCCTTAA
- a CDS encoding thymidylate synthase (thymidylate synthase) has translation MSPSAETPSTGTSNGSTPSLAHNPNHEEHQYLNLIRTILASGEYRPDRTGTGTRSIFAPPQLRFSLSKPAPNPADDPIPVLPLLTTKRVFLRAVVAELLWFISGCTSSLPLSDQGVKIWDGNGSREFLDKVGLDHREVGDLGPVYGFQWRHFGAEYVDAKTDYTGQGVDQLAEVVHKLKNNPFDRRIIMSAWNPADLKKMALPPCHMFAQFYVSYPNGQDQKGHLHCQLYQRSCDVALGVPFNIASYALLTHMIAHAVDLHPGTFVHAMGDTHVYLDHVEPLQEQLVREPTEFPELKIRRDDRGSGVVDGWKPEDFEVVGYNPHKAIKMKMSV, from the coding sequence ATGTCACCCTCCGCTGAGACACCATCAACCGGCACAAGCAACGGCAGCACGCCGAGCCTAGCACACAACCCCAACCATGAAGAACACCAAtatctcaacctcatccgCACGATCCTCGCCTCAGGCGAATACAGACCCGACCGCACAGGTACCGGCACACGCTCCATCTTCGCACCCCCTCAGCTCCGCTTCTCGCTCTCAAAACCTGCTCCCAACCCCGCCGACGACCCCATCCCCGTCCTCCCCCTCCTGACCACCAAGCGCGTCTTCCTCCGCGCCGTCGTCGCCGAACTGCTCTGGTTCATCTCCGGCTGCACCTCATCCCTGCCGCTCTCCGACCAAGGCGTCAAGATCTGGGACGGCAACGGCAGCCGTGAGTTCCTCGACAAGGTCGGCCTGGACCACCGCGAGGTCGGCGATCTGGGTCCCGTGTACGGGTTCCAATGGCGCCACTTCGGGGCCGAGTACGTCGACGCCAAAACCGACTACACGGGACAAGGCGTTGACCAGCTCGCCGAGGTCGTGCACAAGCTGAAGAATAACCCCTTCGACCGCCGCATCATCATGAGCGCCTGGAACCCCGCCGATCTCAAGAAGATGGCCCTCCCGCCTTGTCATATGTTCGCCCAGTTCTACGTCTCCTACCCCAATGGCCAAGACCAGAAGGGTCATCTCCACTGCCAGCTCTACCAGCGCTCGTGTGACGTCGCCCTCGGCGTGCCGTTCAATATTGCCTCCTACGCCCTCTTGACCCATATGATTGCTCATGCTGTGGACCTGCATCCCGGTACCTTTGTTCATGCCATGGGTGATACTCATGTCTACCTGGACCATGTCGAGCCCTTGCAGGAGCAGCTGGTGAGGGAGCCCACCGAGTTCCCGGAGTTGAAGATTCGTCGGGATGACCGCGGTAGTGGGGTGGTCGATGGCTGGAAGCCGGAGGATTTTGAGGTCGTCGGGTATAACCCTCACAAGGCTATCAAAATGAAGATGAGCGTTTAG
- a CDS encoding AP-2 complex subunit alpha (vesicle coat complex AP-2, alpha subunit), with translation MSSMRGLVQFIADLRNARARELEEKRVNKELANIRQKFKGGSLNGYQKKKYVCKLLYVYIQGYDVDFGHLEAVNLISSTKYSEKQIGYLAVTLFFHEQHELLHLVVNSIRKDLLDHNELNNCLALHAVANVGGREMGEALSTDVHRLLISPTSKAFVKKKAALTLLRLYRKYPGIVQIEWAERIISLMDDPDMGVTLSVTSLVMALVQDKPEEYRGSYVKAAQRLKRIIVDNDIAPDYLYYRVPCPWIQVKLLRLLQYYPPHVREIIRESLQQIMNIAMDTPKNVQQNNAQNAVLFEAINLLIHLDTEHSLMMQVSSRLGKYIQSRETNVRYLGLEAMTHFAARAETLDPIKKHQNIILGSLRDRDISVRRKGLDLVYSMCDTTNAGPIVNELLRYLQTADYGIREEMVLKVAILTEKYATDAQWYIDMTLKLLSLAGDHVNDEVWQRVIQIVTNNEELQAYAAHTLLNYLKTDCHESLVKIGCYVLGEFGHLIADNQGSSPIEQFLALQAKMITSTDNTRAMILSSFIKFVNLFPEIKPQLLHIFRLYSHSPDSELQQRAFEYLSLATLPTDDLLRTVCDEMPPFSERASILLSRLHQKTAGTTDKKTWVVGGKDANQDQKEVLMAQNTGLKRTFTTIVNGTSTGTNGTAASPASSATGDLAGLDLSASSAPPPPNMASAAHLTPDWDIGYNRLYFKEQGVLFEDAQIQVGLRSEYRGHMGVVKIYISNKSSFPIGSLTTTLDNRAAPNLKIDSKSLPEPSVPAAGQTQQTFFFEANGPFTDAPTIRISYLAGALQAYTLQLPVLMHRYMEPSTLSAEEFFKRWRQIGGPPLEAQNTFGVVAKAKDINESFTRQTVEGFGWRIVDNVDPNPKNIVGCAVFHFGTGKTGCLLRLEPNYEKMMYRITIRATQEAVPQALAKQMEQKLAQGKTGSTPDLFSSPEVFTCTNTRN, from the exons ATGTCGTCTATGCGAGGCTTAGTCCAATTTATTGCCGACTTGCGAAATGCTAGAGCGCGCGAGTTGGAAGAGAAACGGGTGAACAAGGAATTGGCTAATATCCGACAAAAGTTCAAGGGCGGAAGTCTCAATGGatatcagaaaaagaaatacgTCTGCAAATTACTCTATGTCTACATCCAAGGGTACGATGTTGACTTTGGTCATCTGGAAGCCGTCAACTTGATCTCTTCGACCAAGTACTCGGAGAAGCAGATCGGGTACTTGGCCGTGACTTTGTTTTTCCATGAGCAGCATGAGCTGTTGCATCTTGTTGTTAACAGTATCCGGAAGGATTTGTTGGATCATAATGAATTGAACAATTGTTTGGCGCTGCATGCCGTTGCCAACGTCGGTGGTAGGGAAATGGGTGAAGCGCTGTCAACTGATGTTCACCGGTTGCTGATTTCTCC CACATCCAAGGCCTTTGTAAAAAAGAAGGCCGCTCTAACACTCCTCCGTCTATACCGCAAATACCCAGGTATCGTGCAGATCGAGTGGGCCGAGCGGATAATATCTTTGATGGACGACCCAGATATGGGTGTCACCCTATCTGTCACCTCCTTGGTCATGGCATTGGTCCAGGACAAACCAGAAGAGTACAGAGGGAGCTACGTTAAGGCTGCTCAGCGACTGAAGAGAATCATAGTTGATAATGATATTGCTCCGGACTACCTCTATTATCGAGTGCCGTGTCCTTGGATTCAGGTCAAGCTGCTACGGCTGCTGCAATATTACCCACC TCATGTCCGCGAGATTATCCGTGAGTCTTTACAGCAAATCATGAACATCGCTATGGATACACCGAAGAACGTCCAGCAGAACAATGCGCAAAATGCCGTGCTCTTCGAGgccatcaacctcctcatccaccttGATACTGAGCACAGCCTCATGATGCAAGTCTCGTCACGCCTAGGCAAGTATATCCAATCGCGAGAGACGAATGTTCGGTATCTTGGCCTCGAGGCTATGACGCACTTTGCAGCCAGGGCAGAGACTCTTGATCCTATAAAGAAACACCAGAACATCATTCTTGGATCACTTAGAGACAGGGATATTAGCGTTCGTCGCAAGGGTCTGGACCTGGTTTACAGCATGTGTGACACGACGAACGCCGGCCCAATTGTGAATGAGCTTCTACGGTACCTTCAGACAGCCGATTACGGAATCAGGGAGGAAATGGTACTGAAGGTTGCTATTCTTACGGAAAAGTATGCTACTGACGCTCAGTGGTACATTGACATGACCTTGAAGCTCTTATCTTTAGCGGGTGACCATGTCAACGATGAGGTGTGGCAACGAGTGATCCAGATCGTGACGAACAATGAGGAGCTACAAGCCTATGCGGCGCACACACTTCTCAATTATCTAAAGACCGACTGCCACGAAAGCTTGGTGAAGATCGGATGCTACGTCCTGGGCGAATTTGGACATCTTATTGCGGACAACCAAGGCTCCAGCCCCATCGAACAGTTCCTGGCATTGCAGGCTAAGATGATTACCAGCACCGACAATACCCGCGCGATGATTCTCTCATCTTTCATCAAATTTGTTAACCTCTTTCCTGAGATCAAGCCCCAGCTGCTTCATATATTCCGGCTGTATAGTCACTCTCCCGACTCAGAACTTCAACAACGAGCTTTTGAATACCTGTCGCTGGCGACACTTCCTACCGACGATCTTCTGCGGACAGTTTGCGACGAGATGCCGCCTTTCTCGGAGAGAGCATCAATTCTCCTCTCTCGGCTTCACCAGAAGACGGCTGGCACAACCGATAAGAAGACCTGGGTTGTGGGTGGCAAGGACGCCAATCAAGATCAGAAGGAGGTCCTTATGGCGCAGAATACCGGGCTTAAGCGTACATTCACTACGATTGTCAATGGCACGAGCACTGGAACAAACGGCACAGCGGCATCGCCAGCATCTAGTGCAACAGGGGACCTAGCAGGACTGGACCTCAGCGCTTCATCTGCTCCGCCTCCCCCGAATATGGCCAGCGCAGCCCATCTTACGCCGGACTGGGATATTGGGTACAACCGATTATATTTCAAGGAGCAAGGTGTGCTGTTTGAGGACGCTCAAATTCAGGTTGGCCTGCGATCTGAGTACCGTGGCCATATGGGCGTGGTGAAAATTTACATCTCTAACAAGTCGTCCTTTCCTATTGGATCATTAACGACGACGTTAGACAACCGTGCAGCGCCCAACCTCAAGATAGACTCCAAAAGCTTGCCCGAGCCTTCGGTTCCGGCTGCCGGTCAAACCCAGCAAACGTTTTTCTTTGAGGCTAATGGGCCATTCACTGATGCACCTACCATTCGCATCTCTTATCTTGCAGGTGCCCTTCAGGCCTATACGTTACAACTTCCCGTCCTCATGCACCGGTACATGGAGCCGTCGACCTTGTCAGCTGAAGAATTCTTTAAACGGTGGAGACAGATTGGTGGGCCACCCCTTGAAGCACAGAATACGTTTGGGGTAGtagcaaaagcaaaggacATCAACGAGTCGTTCACGCGGCAGACTGTGGAAGGGTTCGGCTGGAGAATCGTTGACAATGTGGATCCCAACCCGAAGAACATTGTGGGCTGTGCTGTGTTCCATTTTGGCACCGGGAAGACAGGATGCCTTCTACGACTGGAGCCTAACTATGAGAAGATG ATGTATCGCATCACCATCCGAGCCACACAAGAAGCCGTGCCACAAGCGCTGGCCAAGCAGATGGAGCAGAAATTGGCGCAGGGAA AAACAGGATCGACTCCGGACTTATTCTCCTCCCCGGAGGTGTTCACCTGTACGAACACCCGCAACTGA
- a CDS encoding tRNA-ribosyltransferase family protein (queuine-tRNA ribosyltransferase) has protein sequence MSTSAPATSAPRKPMPSALKFDLHTKCSTTKARASTLHLPHGSVPLPIFMPVATQASLKGLTYDQLKQTGCMLCLNNTYHLGLKPGQAVLDEVGGAHKLQGWDRNILTDSGGFQMVSLLKLATVTEDGVRFLSPHDGTPMLLTPEHSISLQNSIGSDIIMQLDDVIATTSPDHARIEEAMERSVRWLDRCIDAHKYPERQNLFCIIQGGLDLELRRKCCAEMVARDTPGIAIGGLSGGEAKEEFCKVVDTCTGLLPDQKPRYVMGVGYPEDLIVGVALGADMFDCVWPTRTARFGNAVVPSGTLNLRNHTFAQDFRPVQEGCTCTICRPKDQGGLGVTRAYLHHIAAKETVGAHLLTIHNVHYLLSLMGAARQAILEDRFPAFLREFFSKLYGEKSKYPEWVVGALRGVGVDLMED, from the exons ATGTCAACGTCTGCACCGGCCACTTCTGCGCCGCGCAAGCCTATGCCTTCCGCATTGAAGTTCGATCTGCATACGAAATGCTCA ACCACGAAAGCTCGTGCCAGTActctgcatcttcctcatGGCTCGGTCCCTCTTCCGATCTTTATGCCGGTTGCGACGCAGGCGTCCCTCAAGGGCTTGACGTATGACCAACTCAAACAGACCGGATGCATGCTTTGCTTGAATAACACCTACCATTTGGGGTTGAAACCTGGGCAGGCGGTCTTGGACGAGGTGGGCGGTGCGCATAAATTGCAAGGGTGGGATCGAAATATTCTTACCGATAGTGGCGG TTTCCAAATGGTTTCCTTGCTCAAACTTGCTACTGTCACGGAGGATGGTGTTCGATTCCTTAGTCCCCACGATGGCACACCTAT GCTGCTCACCCCGGAACACTCCATCTCCCTGCAGAACTCGATAGGCTCAGATATTATCATGCAGCTCGATGATGTTATCGCGACCACATCGCCGGACCACGCGAGGATTGAGGAGGCCATGGAACGGTCGGTGCGATGGTTGGATCGGTGCATCGATGCGCACAAGTACCCCGAGAGACAAAATCTGTTCTGTATCATCCAAGGAGGATTAGATTTAGAATTACGGAGGAAGTGCTGCGCCGAGATGGTAGCGCGAGATACACCGGGCATTGCCATTGGAGGACTCTCCGGAggagaagccaaggaggagtTCTGCAAAGT GGTCGATACTTGTACTGGGCTTCTTCCAGATCAGAAACCGAGATATGTGATGGGTGTC GGCTACCCCGAGGATTTGATTGTAGGAGTTGCACTCGGTGCGGACATGTTTGATTGCGTTTGGCCCACGAGAACAGCT CGATTTGGAAACGCGGTGGTCCCGTCTGGCACTCTCAACCTTCGCAACCACACTTTTGCCCAGGACTTCAGGCCAGTGCAAGAAGGCTGCACTTGCACCATCTGTCGCCCCAAAGATCAGGGTGGCCTAGGAGTTACACGGGCTTACTTACATCATATAGCGGCCAAGGAAACGGTTGGCGCTCACCT CCTTACAATTCATAATGTTCATTATCTACTTTCCCTGATGGGGGCTGCGCGACAGGCTATCCTGGAGGACCGATTCCCGGCATTCTTACGGGAGTTCTTCAGCAAGCTTTATGGAGAAAAGTCTAAGTATCCGGAATGGGTGGTGGGGGCGTTACGGGGTGTTGGCGTTGATTTGATGGAAGACTAG